A part of Solibacillus sp. FSL H8-0538 genomic DNA contains:
- the xerC gene encoding tyrosine recombinase XerC, which produces MNGHPNEALDQFIRYVQLEKNFSLHTVREYDSDLREFLSFLETEGVISLVDVEYIHARLYVTKLYDEQKARNSISRKISSIRSFFRFLNREYGLDDAPFRSLYHPKKEERLPNFFYEEELVQLFEKNKGNEPKVIRNMAILELLYATGMRVSECTSVEIQDIDFHYSIIRVMGKGRKERIIPFGQYAHEALTIYLQEVRPILMKKKEHNKVFVNMRGGELTARGVRYILSEMIDNASLHSKIYPHMLRHTFATHLLNNGADLRTVQELLGHAHLSSTQIYTHVTKEALRKTYMNAHPRA; this is translated from the coding sequence ATGAATGGTCATCCCAATGAGGCTTTAGATCAATTTATTCGTTACGTTCAGCTCGAAAAAAACTTTTCATTACATACTGTGCGTGAGTATGATTCGGATCTTAGAGAGTTTCTTTCTTTTCTGGAAACAGAAGGGGTCATTTCTCTAGTTGACGTGGAGTATATTCATGCGCGATTGTACGTCACAAAGTTGTACGATGAACAAAAAGCAAGAAATTCTATTTCGAGAAAAATTTCATCCATACGATCATTCTTTCGTTTTTTAAATCGAGAGTATGGTTTAGATGATGCTCCCTTCCGATCTCTTTACCATCCCAAAAAAGAAGAACGTTTACCGAACTTTTTTTATGAAGAAGAGCTCGTTCAACTTTTTGAGAAAAATAAAGGGAATGAACCGAAAGTTATTCGTAATATGGCGATACTAGAATTACTTTATGCTACTGGAATGCGTGTCAGTGAATGTACATCCGTTGAAATACAAGATATTGATTTTCATTATTCAATTATTCGTGTGATGGGTAAAGGTCGTAAAGAGCGAATCATTCCGTTTGGACAATATGCCCATGAAGCATTAACAATCTACTTACAAGAAGTGCGCCCTATTTTGATGAAAAAAAAGGAGCATAATAAAGTATTCGTTAATATGCGTGGAGGCGAACTTACAGCACGTGGAGTGCGATATATACTGAGTGAAATGATTGACAATGCAAGTTTGCATTCGAAAATCTATCCGCATATGTTACGACATACATTTGCAACACACTTATTAAATAATGGCGCAGACTTACGTACTGTACAAGAGCTTCTTGGACACGCGCATTTATCTTCTACACAAATTTATACACATGTAACGAAGGAAGCTCTTCGGAAAACGTATATGAATGCTCATCCGAGAGCTTAA